A section of the Babylonia areolata isolate BAREFJ2019XMU chromosome 31, ASM4173473v1, whole genome shotgun sequence genome encodes:
- the LOC143275924 gene encoding inter-alpha-trypsin inhibitor heavy chain H4-like isoform X1, with protein sequence MADRAFCSHGAKILLLLCLLNAAPSSSGIKLKSLGTHLLITEEEQPNVHSRTFLRQKRETPEESDVSVRQFHVNSTLYARFATVTINSEVVNTASENSWEVKFHVQVPEAAFMSSFTMVVDGKTHVAQVLEKEVAEERYQEARRRNQTAGQVKQVPVKLERGMELFEISINLAPGASALFTLVYNELLERRRGVYKQTLVVKPGTIVDDLSVSASFAERQGFNYFAYSLPGSDTKLTSSSADQQTQVKASVSSREVVFRPSVEMQRKFNYKEGIAGEFNVYYSVNSDPEGGSIIVQNEYFAHFFAPAELDSLPKNILFIIDISGSMSGSKIHQAQQAMLKILDDLAIRATDKFNILLFDDKIEMWQRFPASTLAFEIDKAKGFVRDKLVSRGGTDIHLALTEGLDLLLSKQEKQSCNTADMVVFLTDGDPTYGITDIDRIIGDVTTKNKGRASIHTLGFGFNLNFGFLSKLSLRNQGFVRRIYEDVDAKEQLRNFYDEISKPVLCNVVAHYSTDVVTTDLLTVHDFPIYFDGKEIIVAGKTRLLDTHIDPASWDAKLTGSGANGMVDFVVPVGQVRVVGAESGIEDDLTEKLWAYMKIKSLLEEMERLDSEDDRAPLRTQALNMSLTYGFVTPLTSFSIVVDSRPEGAMEDMMRADNNKRYYAGGYPSGQACGWRLSWVLVVCSLLIGRLLSLQ encoded by the exons ATGGCAGACCGTGCTTTCTGTAGTCATGGAGCAAAGATCCTGCTGTTGCTATGCTTACTGAACGCGGCACCATCGTCGTCAGGCATCAAACTGAAATCATTAGGAACCCACCTGCTCATCACTGAGGAGGAACAACCCAACGTTCACTCTCGCACCTTTCTGAGGCAGAAGCGTGAAACACCAGAAGAATCTGATGTCAGTGTTCGCCAGTTCCATGTAAATTCAACGCTGTACGCGCGCTTTGCCACAGTAACCATCAACAGTGAGGTGGTGAACACGGCGTCAGAGAACAGCTGGGAGGTGAAGTTCCATGTGCAAGTGCCGGAGGCTGCCTTCATGTCTAGCTTTACCATGGTGGTGGATGGGAAGACGCATGTCGCACAG GTTCTGGAGAAGGAGGTGGCTGAAGAGCGGTACCAGGAGGCACGGCGGAGGAACCAGACGGCTGGGCAGGTGAAACAGGTGCCCGTGAAGCTGGAGCGAGGCATGGAGCTCTTCGAGATCTCCATCAACCTAGCCCCTGGCGCTTCCGCTCTCTTCACGCTGGTCTACAA TGAGTTATTGGAGCGACGAAGGGGGGTTTACAAGCAGACGCTGGTGGTGAAGCCAGGCACCATCGTGGACGATCTGTCCGTCAGTGCCTCCTTTGCCGAGCGTCAGGGGTTTAATTACTTCGCCTACTCTTTGCCAGGCAGCGACACAAAGCTGACATCCAGCAGTGCTGACCAGCAG ACCCAAGTGAAAGCCAGTGTCAGCTCTCGAGAGGTGGTCTTCAGACCTTCTGTGGAAATGCAGCGCAAGTTCAACTACAAGGAAGGCATCGCGGGAGAGTTCAACGTCTACTACAGCGTGAACTCCGACCCGGAGGGTGGCAGCATCATTGTGCAGAACGAATACTTCGCCCACTTCTTTGCTCCGGCCGAGCTGGACTCGTTGCCCAAGAACATCCTGTTTATCATCGACATCAGTGGGTCCATGAGTGGCAGCAAGATCCATCAGGCCCAGCAAGCCATGCTGAAGATCCTGGACGATCTGGCCATCCGCGCCACTGACAAGTTCAACATCCTGCTGTTTGATGACAAGATAGAGATGTGGCAGAGGTTTCCAGCCAGCACGCTGGCCTTTGAGATCGACAAGGCCAAGGGGTTTGTGCGAGACAAACTGGTGAGCCGTGGGGGGACGGACATCCACTTGGCGCTGACTGAGGGTCTGGACCTCCTGCTCAGCAAGCAGGAGAAGCAGTCCTGCAACACGGCCGACATGGTTGTCTTCCTTACTGACGGGGACCCCACCTACGGGATCACAGACATAGACCGCATCATCGGCGACGTCACGACCAAGAACAAGGGTCGGGCCTCCATCCACACGCTGGGCTTTGGTTTCAACTTGAACTTTGGCTTCCTGTCGAAGTTGTCCCTCAGGAACCAGGGCTTCGTGCGCAGGATCTACGAGGATGTGGATGCCAAAGAGCAGCTGAGGAACTTCTATGATGAGATCAGCAAGCCAGTACTGTGCAACGTGGTGGCTCACTACAGCACGGATGTGGTCACCACCGACCTTTTGACCGTGCACGACTTCCCCATCTACTTTGATGGCAAGGAGATCATCGTGGCAGGGAAAACCAGACTGCTGGACACGCACATCGACCCGGCCAGTTGGGATGCCAAACTGACCGGCTCAGGAGCCAACGGAATGGTCGACTTCGTCGTGCCAGTGGGACAGGTGCGGGTGGTGGGGGCGGAGTCCGGAATCGAAGACGACCTGACGGAGAAACTGTGGGCCTACATGAAGATCAAGAGCCTGCTGGAGGAGATGGAACGGCTGGACTCTGAAGACGACAGGGCGCCGCTCCGCACCCAAGCCTTGAACATGTCCTTGACCTACGGGTTCGTGACCCCACTGACCTCTTTCAGCATCGTGGTGGACAGCAGGCCAGAAGGGGCCATGGAAGACATGATGAGGGCTGACAACAACAAGAGGTACTACGCTGGCGGGTACCCCTCAGGGCAGGCGTGTGGGTGGAGGTTGTcatgggtgttggtggtgtgctcccttctgattggtcggcTCCTCAGCCTCCAGTGA
- the LOC143275924 gene encoding inter-alpha-trypsin inhibitor heavy chain H3-like isoform X2 produces the protein MVVDGKTHVAQVLEKEVAEERYQEARRRNQTAGQVKQVPVKLERGMELFEISINLAPGASALFTLVYNELLERRRGVYKQTLVVKPGTIVDDLSVSASFAERQGFNYFAYSLPGSDTKLTSSSADQQTQVKASVSSREVVFRPSVEMQRKFNYKEGIAGEFNVYYSVNSDPEGGSIIVQNEYFAHFFAPAELDSLPKNILFIIDISGSMSGSKIHQAQQAMLKILDDLAIRATDKFNILLFDDKIEMWQRFPASTLAFEIDKAKGFVRDKLVSRGGTDIHLALTEGLDLLLSKQEKQSCNTADMVVFLTDGDPTYGITDIDRIIGDVTTKNKGRASIHTLGFGFNLNFGFLSKLSLRNQGFVRRIYEDVDAKEQLRNFYDEISKPVLCNVVAHYSTDVVTTDLLTVHDFPIYFDGKEIIVAGKTRLLDTHIDPASWDAKLTGSGANGMVDFVVPVGQVRVVGAESGIEDDLTEKLWAYMKIKSLLEEMERLDSEDDRAPLRTQALNMSLTYGFVTPLTSFSIVVDSRPEGAMEDMMRADNNKRYYAGGYPSGQACGWRLSWVLVVCSLLIGRLLSLQ, from the exons ATGGTGGTGGATGGGAAGACGCATGTCGCACAG GTTCTGGAGAAGGAGGTGGCTGAAGAGCGGTACCAGGAGGCACGGCGGAGGAACCAGACGGCTGGGCAGGTGAAACAGGTGCCCGTGAAGCTGGAGCGAGGCATGGAGCTCTTCGAGATCTCCATCAACCTAGCCCCTGGCGCTTCCGCTCTCTTCACGCTGGTCTACAA TGAGTTATTGGAGCGACGAAGGGGGGTTTACAAGCAGACGCTGGTGGTGAAGCCAGGCACCATCGTGGACGATCTGTCCGTCAGTGCCTCCTTTGCCGAGCGTCAGGGGTTTAATTACTTCGCCTACTCTTTGCCAGGCAGCGACACAAAGCTGACATCCAGCAGTGCTGACCAGCAG ACCCAAGTGAAAGCCAGTGTCAGCTCTCGAGAGGTGGTCTTCAGACCTTCTGTGGAAATGCAGCGCAAGTTCAACTACAAGGAAGGCATCGCGGGAGAGTTCAACGTCTACTACAGCGTGAACTCCGACCCGGAGGGTGGCAGCATCATTGTGCAGAACGAATACTTCGCCCACTTCTTTGCTCCGGCCGAGCTGGACTCGTTGCCCAAGAACATCCTGTTTATCATCGACATCAGTGGGTCCATGAGTGGCAGCAAGATCCATCAGGCCCAGCAAGCCATGCTGAAGATCCTGGACGATCTGGCCATCCGCGCCACTGACAAGTTCAACATCCTGCTGTTTGATGACAAGATAGAGATGTGGCAGAGGTTTCCAGCCAGCACGCTGGCCTTTGAGATCGACAAGGCCAAGGGGTTTGTGCGAGACAAACTGGTGAGCCGTGGGGGGACGGACATCCACTTGGCGCTGACTGAGGGTCTGGACCTCCTGCTCAGCAAGCAGGAGAAGCAGTCCTGCAACACGGCCGACATGGTTGTCTTCCTTACTGACGGGGACCCCACCTACGGGATCACAGACATAGACCGCATCATCGGCGACGTCACGACCAAGAACAAGGGTCGGGCCTCCATCCACACGCTGGGCTTTGGTTTCAACTTGAACTTTGGCTTCCTGTCGAAGTTGTCCCTCAGGAACCAGGGCTTCGTGCGCAGGATCTACGAGGATGTGGATGCCAAAGAGCAGCTGAGGAACTTCTATGATGAGATCAGCAAGCCAGTACTGTGCAACGTGGTGGCTCACTACAGCACGGATGTGGTCACCACCGACCTTTTGACCGTGCACGACTTCCCCATCTACTTTGATGGCAAGGAGATCATCGTGGCAGGGAAAACCAGACTGCTGGACACGCACATCGACCCGGCCAGTTGGGATGCCAAACTGACCGGCTCAGGAGCCAACGGAATGGTCGACTTCGTCGTGCCAGTGGGACAGGTGCGGGTGGTGGGGGCGGAGTCCGGAATCGAAGACGACCTGACGGAGAAACTGTGGGCCTACATGAAGATCAAGAGCCTGCTGGAGGAGATGGAACGGCTGGACTCTGAAGACGACAGGGCGCCGCTCCGCACCCAAGCCTTGAACATGTCCTTGACCTACGGGTTCGTGACCCCACTGACCTCTTTCAGCATCGTGGTGGACAGCAGGCCAGAAGGGGCCATGGAAGACATGATGAGGGCTGACAACAACAAGAGGTACTACGCTGGCGGGTACCCCTCAGGGCAGGCGTGTGGGTGGAGGTTGTcatgggtgttggtggtgtgctcccttctgattggtcggcTCCTCAGCCTCCAGTGA